One Chaetodon trifascialis isolate fChaTrf1 chromosome 21, fChaTrf1.hap1, whole genome shotgun sequence genomic window carries:
- the LOC139350081 gene encoding rho-related GTP-binding protein RhoN-like: protein MESKGLLRCKIVVVGDAQCGKTALLHVFAKDSYPENYVPTVFENYTASFEIDKQRIELNMWDTSGSAYYDNVRPLAYPDSDAVLICFDISRPETLDSVLKKWQGETQEFCPNAKVVLVGCKLDMRTDLNVMRELAKHRLIPVTHEQGTNLARQIGAVAYAECTSKYSENSVRDVFHVTTLSSVSRIHRPQLKRAGSRRGLKRVSQQPPRTEIHEHPPAIRKDRAKSCVLM, encoded by the exons ATGGAGAGCAAGGGATTACTTCGCTGTAAGATTGTGGTGGTCGGCGATGCGCAGTGTGGCAAGACGGCTCTCCTCCACGTTTTTGCCAAAGACTCGTACCCAGAG AACTATGTTCCCACGGTGTTTGAGAATTACACAGCCAGCTTTGAGATCGACAAACAGAGGATCGAGCTCAACATGTGGGACACTTCAG GTTCAGCCTACTATGACAACGTGCGGCCATTGGCCTATCCTGACTCAGACGCTGTGCTCATCTGCTTTGACATCAGCCGTCCAGAAACGCTGGACAGCGTGCTGAAAAAG TGGCAGGGTGAGACACAGGAGTTCTGTCCCAATGCCAAAGTGGTGCTGGTCGGCTGCAAGCTGGACATGAGGACGGACCTCAACGTCATGAGAGAGCTCGCCAAACACAGGCTGATTCCTGTCACCCACGAACAG GGCACTAATTTGGCAAGGCAGATTGGTGCCGTGGCCTACGCAGAGTGCACCTCGAAGTATTCGGAGAACAGCGTCCGCGACGTTTTCCACGTCACCACCCTCTCATCTGTGTCCCGCATCCATCGGCCGCAGCTCAAACGTGCTGGCTCACGTCGTGGCCTCAAGCGGGTCTCCCAGCAGCCGCCCCGGACTGAGATTCATGAGCACCCACCTGCCATTAGAAAGGACCGGGCCAAAAGCTGCGTGCTCATGTAG